The Quercus robur chromosome 7, dhQueRobu3.1, whole genome shotgun sequence genome has a segment encoding these proteins:
- the LOC126692796 gene encoding uncharacterized protein LOC126692796 yields the protein MEEELKNNPITNSQNGVVVDDEDDDKPTLSSETLAALKEFLAEQNGPPVNAEPEEKEKEVALVTEDWRLSQFWYDRDTAETVAHEVLTLSQPSQSQSDFRVACIACPTLYAYLKNFNHDISVQLLEYDKRFEQYGNEFTFYDYNQPEELPLEMKRAFHVVVADPPYLSKECLEKVTQTISFLSRPGESYLLLLTGEVQRDRAAELMSLRPCGFRPRHSSKLGNEFRLFTNYDPGNRLGGWEQED from the exons ATGGAGGAGGAACTAAAGAACAATCCCATAACCAACTCCCAGAACGGCGTCGTTGTGGACGACGAAGACGACGATAAGCCGACGCTGAGCTCGGAAACCTTGGCGGCCCTGAAAGAGTTCCTGGCGGAGCAGAACGGGCCTCCGGTCAATGCTGAGCCCgaggagaaggagaaagagGTGGCCTTGGTGACGGAGGATTGGAGGCTGAGCCAGTTCTGGTACGACCGAGACACCGCCGAGACCGTTGCTCACGAAGTCCTCACTCTCAGCCAACCCTCTCAATCTCAATCTGATTTTCGCGTCGCTTGCATAGCTTGCCCCACCCTCTATGCCTATCTCAAG AATTTTAATCATGATATCTCGGTGCAACTTCTTGAGTATGACAAACGATTTGAGCAATATGGAAATGAGTTCACTTTTTATGATTACAACCAACCAGAAGAGTTGCCGTTGGAAATGAAGCGCGCTTTCCATGTTGTAGTTGCGGATCCTCCTTACTTG AGTAAGGAGTGTTTGGAGAAAGTCACTcaaacaatttcttttctttcacgACCAGGAGAATCTTACTTGCTTCTACTCACAG GAGAGGTGCAGAGAGATAGAGCTGCTGAGCTTATGAGCTTGCGTCCATGTGGTTTTAGGCCTCGGCACTCTAGCAAACTTGGAAATGAGTTCCGGCTGTTCACAAACTATGACCCTGGAAATAGATTAGGAGGGTGGGAGCAAGAGGATTAG